A portion of the Natrinema salaciae genome contains these proteins:
- a CDS encoding helix-turn-helix domain-containing protein, producing MRYVRLELTPPAGAVHPVGRRLATEPGLERAELIYVDSFPDGTGILLYRLRGSAENVGSRLEEHPLVLEWDLFEGTGTDVYCYLSVDSGEPASTLMSLVGRDGLIVETPIEFIGSDSLRLTVAGKEELIQHAYQEIPDDFDDEIIKTGEYDPTCKWSILDLTTRQQEVLRTAVEIGYYDVPKRATHQDIANELDCATSTVDEHLRKAESSVFLSLLG from the coding sequence ATGAGATACGTTCGACTCGAACTGACGCCGCCGGCCGGTGCTGTCCATCCCGTTGGTCGGCGACTGGCGACCGAACCGGGGCTCGAACGCGCCGAACTGATCTACGTCGATTCGTTCCCGGACGGCACCGGCATCCTCCTGTACCGACTCCGCGGGTCCGCCGAGAACGTCGGCTCGCGACTCGAGGAGCATCCCCTCGTCCTCGAGTGGGACCTCTTCGAGGGAACGGGGACGGACGTCTACTGTTACCTGTCCGTCGACTCCGGCGAACCGGCCTCGACGCTCATGTCGCTCGTTGGGAGGGACGGATTGATCGTCGAGACGCCGATCGAGTTCATCGGCTCCGATTCGCTTCGACTGACCGTCGCGGGAAAAGAGGAGCTGATTCAGCACGCGTATCAGGAGATTCCCGACGACTTCGACGACGAGATCATCAAAACCGGCGAGTACGATCCGACGTGCAAGTGGTCGATTCTCGACCTGACGACGCGACAGCAGGAGGTGCTTCGGACGGCGGTCGAAATCGGGTACTACGACGTTCCGAAGCGGGCGACACATCAGGACATCGCGAACGAACTCGACTGTGCGACGAGCACCGTCGACGAACACCTTCGAAAGGCGGAATCCTCCGTCTTTCTGTCCCTCCTGGGATAG